A window of Zingiber officinale cultivar Zhangliang chromosome 5A, Zo_v1.1, whole genome shotgun sequence contains these coding sequences:
- the LOC121981224 gene encoding probable WRKY transcription factor 41 codes for MENGAGVEQGISPLMAELARALRLVQQLDSHLSCPSPAESCKSLAPDILSSIQKSILMAQSSNPGSPASAGGSPRSDSSSPAFRDQERKEMMKKRKTLHKWTRQVKLTPGAAGGVEGPVDDGYSWRKYGQKDILGAKHPRAYYRCTHRKTQGCPATKQVQRSDDDPLLFDITYLGTHSCLQRPQNKEQQQQRKQRPELKVKTEGLDGDASLSFASVSDEMPAEIFSIIGTSSPDFLSPVTSESACLFMSPCPMVTSLDWGNSSVVDMDFLLDELDLEQSFQFDASSFST; via the exons ATGGAGAACGGCGCCGGAGTTGAGCAGGGGATCAGTCCTTTAATGGCGGAGCTGGCTCGGGCGCTGCGCCTCGTGCAGCAGCTCGATTCCCATCTTTCCTGCCCTTCGCCGGCCGAGTCCTGCAAGTCCTTGGCGCCCGATATCCTCTCCTCCATTCAAAAATCGATCTTGATGGCTCAGTCGAGCAACCCCGGCTCGCCGGCGTCCGCCGGCGGCAGTCCCCGGAGCGATAGCTCCAGCCCGGCGTTCCGGGATCAAGAACGCAAGGAGATGATGAAGAAAAG GAAGACGCTTCACAAGTGGACGAGACAAGTGAAGCTCACCCCCGGCGCGGCTGGAGGCGTCGAAGGGCCGGTGGACGACGGCTACAGTTGGAGAAAGTACGGCCAGAAAGACATCCTTGGAGCCAAACACCCAAG AGCCTACTACAGATGCACCCACCGGAAAACACAGGGCTGTCCGGCGACGAAGCAAGTGCAGCGATCGGACGACGACCCTCTGCTGTTCGACATCACCTACCTGGGAACGCACTCGTGCCTGCAAAGGCCACAGAACAAGGAGCAGCAGCAGCAGAGGAAGCAGAGGCCGGAGCTGAAAGTTAAAACTGAAGGCTTGGACGGCGATGCTTCTCTATCTTTTGCGTCCGTATCCGACGAAATGCCGGCGGAGATCTTCTCCATAATCGGCACTTCGTCGCCGGATTTTCTGTCTCCGGTCACCTCCGAGTCCGCCTGCTTGTTCATGTCGCCGTGTCCTATGGTAACTAGCCTCGACTGGGGCAATTCGTCTGTCGTCGACATGGATTTCTTGCTCGATGAGCTCGACTTGGAACAGAGCTTCCAATTCGATGCCTCAAGCTTCTCCACATAA